Within Streptomyces albofaciens JCM 4342, the genomic segment GTCCACGGCGTCCAGTACGTCCCCCAGGTCGACGAACTTGAAGTTGGTGGAGGGGCGCTCCGGGTCTCCGGGCGCGTCGTGCCCGTCCTGCACGACCAGCAGCCCCTTCGGGTACTTGGGGCCCAGCGGCGCCTTCAGCGCGGCGGCGCCGTCGCACTCCTCGGAGCCGTCCAGGGCCGGCGAGGCGGGAGCGACGCGGAAGCCGCCCTCGTACTCGTTGTCGTCGGATATCTCGCGGTCGTAGGCGACGAAGGTGTTGTCGCCCTGGCTGGACGCCAGCAGGTAGCCGTCGCCCTTGGACTCCTCGACCAGTGTCAGGCCCTCGACGTCGGCCGTCAGCCGCTTGCCGCCGTAGCCGGGGTCGGCGCCCGCGACGCACTTCTCGGACGCCTCGTCGTAGGTGGCCGGTACGCCGTACTCGCGGACCTTGTCGATCAGCTTCGGCGTGCCGGTCAGGTCGGCCCGCAGCCGCCAGATGCCGACGTCCTCCTGGCCCGCGTACAGCGTGCCGTTGTGGGGATCGACCACCATGCCCTCGACCTGCGGGAGTTCACCCGGCTCGGCGCAGGGGGACCACTTCTTGCCGTTGGGGAGGCGGAAGGCGGCGGGCAGGTCCAGGGTGCGGACCTTGCGGTAGCCGACCGTGCCGCCGGCGCCCGGGGTGAGTTCCAGGAGGGCGAGGGTGGTCCGCTCACGGCGGCTGACCAGGGCGTACGAGCGGCCGGTGGCCCGGTCGGTCCAGGTGGCCAGCCCGTACGCGGTGCGCTGCTGGTCGATCTCCTGCTGGGAGGTGGAGAAGACCGGCGGGGCCGCGGGGTCGGTCACGTCGGTGAGCGGGCCGCCCGCGCGGTCGCGGTCGACGCGGTAGAAGCGCAGCCGGTCGTTGCCGCGGTCGCTGACCACCGCGAGGTCGGCGGGGCCCGACGACAGGCGCAGGCCGGAGACGAGGTCGACGTTGTTGAACCGGCCGGCGGCGTGCCCGGAGCCGGGCGCGGCGGGCGCGGGCAGCGACTGCACCTCGCGGGCGTCGAGGTCGTAGACCCGCAGACCGCCCTTCTTCGCGGTGGCGATCACCAGGCTGCGGCCCGGGTCGGCGGCGTCGCGCCAGATCGCCGGGTCGTCGGCGTCGGCGTCGCCCCCGGCCGCGTCGTCGTGCAGGGCCGGGGTCTCGGCCCGCGGGGTGACGGCGGGCGGCGCGGACGGGGCGGCCCCGGCCGGGAAGGGTACGGCCGCGACGGTGAGCGCGGCGAGTGCCGTGGCGAGGGCGAGCCTTGCCGGCCGGACGCTGCGGGAGGTGGCCACGAAGGGGCTCCTTCATGTCGGGAGGGTGGTTGAAGGGGAAAGCAGGGGGAGTCTGGGATGCGCGCATGACGGCTTACCAGTAGGTAACGTTTCCGGGGCGCGTACGGGACGTGAACGGTCCGTGGCGCGGCGCCGGTTGAGCCGTGCGGCAGCTGAAGGTAACGCGAACTCCGTGCGCTGCAAAGGGAGTTGACTCCCGGTCGGGTGGCCGGCTCTCCTGAACGGCCCCGAAAGGCCACCCTCCCGTGACCCCTCTGAACGGCCCCGAGGAGCCGCCCCCGTGCCCCTCGTGAACGGCCCCAAGGAGCCGCCCTCCCGTGCCCCTCCTGAACGGCACCAAAGAGCCGCCCTCCGTGACCCTCCTGAAGGCCCCGAGGAGCCGCCCCCTTACCCGGTCACCCCGCCCATTCCGGCGTCCACGTCTCGTCGTCCCGCCGTTCCGCACCCGCTGCGGGCGCCGCGTACCGGGCGCGCAGGTGGTCGTGGAGCGCGGCCAGCGCGGGGTGCGGGTTGTCGCGGTGCCAGATCAGCGAGTGCGGGTAGACCGGGGTCGGCCGGTGCAGGGGCACGCGCCGCAGATCGTGTTCGGCGGGCCAGGCGAACCGCGTCCACGCGCCGACGAGGGTCGCGATCCGCGGGGAGTCGGCGATGGTGTCCAGCAGCGGTTCGGTGCCGAAGTCGGGTCCGGTCACCTCGATGGTGAACCCGAACGCGGCGGCGAGCGCGTCGTAGTAGGCCGCCCACTCGGTGCCGCTGACGATGCCCGGCATCCAGATCCGGTGCCCGGCGAGCCCGCGGGGGGTGACCGCACGCGCGTCGGCCAGCGGGTGGGCGGGTCCGGTGAGGAGCTGCACGGGCTCGTCGTGGACCCGTACGGCCCCGACGCCGTCGGGCAGCTGCCGCGCGGGTACGGTCACGGCGCGGAACGACGCGTCGATCGTGCCGGACCGTACGGCGGCGAGCGCCGCGTCGGCGTCGAAGAGGGTCACCACGTCGAGCGCGGTGTCGGGGTGCGTGCGGTGGAAGTCGCGCACCAGGTCGGCCGGGGCGAGCCGGCGCCCGATCACGTCCACGCGCAGGGCGCGGCTGCCGGGCCGTACGGAGGCTGCCGCCCGCTCCTCGGCGCGCAGCAGTTCGCGGGCGTGCGGCAGGAACGCCTGTCCGTCGATGGTGAGCCGCGCCCCACGCGGCGTGCGGTCGAAGAGCCGTACCCCGAGGTCCTTCTCCAGCGCGGCGATGCGCTTGGACACGGCCTGCTGGGTGACCGACAGCTGGGCGGCGGCTTCCCGGAACTGCCCGGAGTCCGCGACGGCGACGACGGTGCGTACGGCATGCAGATCCACGGGAGCACTCTAGAGGACGCGTGGACAACCGCCGGTTGTCCCTGCGGTCGCCCCGGGTTGTTTGCTTCCGCGCCGCCCGCTCGGTGAGATGTCTCCGCTCGACGATCTGTCGTGCGAAGTGGACGCCGGGAAAGTATGGAGTGGGGCGTGGGGAGCAGACGGCCGCTGGGGCGGCGGTTCGGGTGGCTGTGGGCGGCGTACGCGATCAGTACGTTCGGGACGTCGCTCGCCTTCGACGCGTTCTCGCTGATCGCGGTCCTGGTGCTGCACGCCGGGCCCGCCCAGGTGTCGGCGCTCGCGGCGGTCGGGCCCGCGGTGGGGGCCGTGCTGGCGGTGCCGCTCGGCCCGTGGGTGGAGTTCCGGCGCAAGCGGCCCGTGATGATCGCGATGGATCTGGTCCGGTGCGGGCTGCTGCTGAGCGTCCCCGCCGCGTACCTGCTCGGGCGGCTCGGCTTCGGCCAGCTGCTGGTCGTGTCCATGGTGGTCGCGGCGGCCGACATCACCTTCAACGCGGCCGCCGGCGCCTGCCTGAAGGCCCTCGTCCGGCCGCCGGACCTGGTCGTCGCGAACGGGCGGTTCGAGGCCACGCAGTGGACCTCCACCGTGCTCGGACTGCCGCTCGGCGGAGCCGCGGCCGGGCTGTTCGGGCCGGTGACGACCGTGGTGGCCGACGCGGTCAGCTATCTGCTGTCGGCCGCGGGCATCCGGGCGGTCGGCGGCGGGGAACCGCGTCCGGTACGGGCCGAGGCGCCGCCGGCGGCACGCGCCGCCACGGTCCTGGAGGGCTGGCGGCACCTCCTCGCCCACCCCGTCCTGCGCCCGCTGTTCCTCAACGCGGTCCTGGTCAACGGCCTGATCATGGCGACCGCGCCGCTGGCCGCCGTCCTCATGCTCGGCCCCCTCGGCTTCCCGCCCTGGCAGTACGCCCTCGCCTTCGCGGTGCCCTGCCTCGGCGGCCTGCTCGGCTCGCGCCTGGCCGGTCCGCTCGTCGCGCGCTACGGGCGGCACCGGGTCCTGCGCGCGGCCGGGACGCTGCGGGCCTGCTGGCTGATCGGTCTGGCCTTCGTCCACCCCGGTGTGTCCGGGCTGCTGCTCGTCATGGCCGTCGAGTTCGCGATGATCGTCTGCATCGGCGTCTACAACCCGGTGCTCGCCGCCCACCGGCTGGAACTCACGGAGCCGGACCGCGTCGCCCGTACGCTCTCCGCCTGGTCGGTCACCGGCAAACTCACCATCGCCGCCCTGACCGCCCTGTGGGGCCTGCTGGCCGCCCTCACCGGACCCCGCCCCGCCATCGCCCTCGCCGGCGCCCTCATCCTGACGACTCCCTTCCTGCTGCCCCGGCGGCCGGCCGGGCCGGCCCCCGCCTCGCCCGGGCCCTCGCGGGTTCCCGCAGCAGAAACCGGCCCTCCGCGTAGGTGAAGGCGGGGTCCGGAAGGAGCGCTTCGCGTCCGCTGAGGACGACGGTCAGGCTGCCGTCGGCGGGGGAGCGGGGTGCGGGCGGGTGCCCGATGCGGCGGAGGGTCTGGGCGGCGACCGCGTGGGCCGAGCCGTGCAGGACCAGGGGTGGCAGGCCGGGACGTTGCAGTGCGGTGCGGATGCGTTCGGCGACCAGTTCGTAGTGGGTGCAGCCGAGGACGACGCTGCGCACCCCGGCCGGGGTGCGCAGTGCGGCGGCGGCGATCGCGAGGTCGATGGCGTCCTCGTCCCCCTGCTCCACCGCGTCGGAGAGCCCGGGGCACGGCACCTCGGCGACCGCCACACCCCGGGCGAACCGCCGGATGAGCGAGCGCTGGTACCGGCTGCCGGTGGTGGCGGGGGTGGCCCAGACGGCGAGGGGCCCGCCGCCCGCGGCCGCCGGTTTGATCGCCGGAACCGTGCCGATGACCGGCAGGTCCGGCTCGAAGCGGGCCCGCAGGGCGGGCAGCGCGTGGACGGTCGCGGTGTTGCAGGCGATGACCAGCGCGCACGGGCGCCGCGCCGCCGCGGCTTCGGCGACGGCGAGCGCGCGGGCGGTGATGTCCCGTGGAGTGCGCGGCCCCCAGGGCATGCCGTCGGGGTCCGAGGAGAGGACGAGGTCGGCGTCGGGCCGCAGGCGGCGTACGGCGGAGGCCGCCGCCAGCAGCCCGATCCCGACATCCATGACCGCGATCTTCGGCCGGTCACCGGGGCGGGACCGCCTTGTGGCGGCGCGGCCTGCCGCGCGTCGGTGATGTGGCCCGCCCCCGCCGCCGTCCCGGTGCTCGTCGTCCATGCCGGTCGCCTCCGCGTTCGCTCGGTGTCGGTGTTACGGGAGGTGAGTCTGTATGGAGGCGGGACCGGACAACATGGCCAATTCCGTGGGGATGGTCTGGTGCGGGGCGGTGTCTTCGCGTCCGGGGGTCAGTCGAGCACCCCGATCTCCAGCCCCCGCAGCCGCGCCGGGTCCGCGATCACCTCGTAGCCGGTGATCCGGTCGTCCTCGACGGTGAAGGTCAGCGCGACGCGCAGGCGGCCGCGGGGTGCCACGAGGAGCCCGACGGTGCCGTTGACGAGGGCCGGTTCGGCCTGGCGGGAGCGGTGGGCGAACAGGAGGGTGCCCTCGGCCACGGCCCGGGCGCCGCGGAGTTCGGGCGCCGCTCCCGGCGGCAGGGCGGCCGGGTCGGCGCGGCGTACGACATCGGGGGCCAGCAGGGCGAGGACCGCCGGGAGGTCGCCGGCGCGGGCGGCCTTCAGGAACTCGGTGATGACGTGGCGGTGCCGGGCCAGGTCGGCCGCCGGGACGGCGGGCGTACCCCGTACCTTCTGGCGCGCCCGGCTGGCGAGCTTCTTCGTGGCGGCCGGGGTGCGCTCCACGACGGGGGCGATCTCCTGGAACGGCACGGCGTACATGTCGTGCAGGACGAACGCGACACGCTCGGCGGGACCCAGCCGGTCCAGCACCACGAGCAGCGCCCGGCCGACGGAGTCGGTCAGCAGCGCGGTCGCCTCAGGGCCCGCTGCCCGGCCCGGGGCCTCGTCGAAGGCCCGCAGCTCCGTCAGGTCCTCCCGCCGGGACGTCCGCGCACGCAGGGCGTCGAGGCAGATACGGGTCACCACCGTCCGCAGCCAGCCGCCCAGGTTGTCCACCGCGTCCGCGTCCACCCGGCCCAGCCGCAGCCACGCCTCCTGTACGGCGTCGTCGGCCTCCTCCGGGGAGCCGAGCATCCGGTAAGCGACGGCCCGCAGCCGGTCGCGCTGTTCCTCGAAACGTTCCGCCAGTCCGTCGCGCGCGTCCACCGGTCACCTTTCCTCGTTCCGTTCCGTCACGGGTAAGGACGGACGCACCGCGCGAGAAGTGACAGGAGAACCCGATGCCGACCCTGCTGCACCTGGATTCCAGCGCCGACCGCTCCGGCGGGTCGGTCAGCAGGCAGCTGACCGCCTTGTTCGCCGAGACCTGGCGCGCCGCACACGGCCCGGCGGCCGGATACCGCCACCGGGACCTGGCCGCGGACCCCGTGCCCCCGCTGGACACCGCCTACTGCTCGCTCGGCCGGCGCGTGGAGGAGCGCGGCCTCGTCCCGCCGGACGGCGTGGACGCGCTGATCGCGCACCCGGCCGAGCGGCGGGCGTGGGCGCTGACCCGCCCGCTGGTGGACGAGCTGCGGGCGGCCGGGACGGTGCTGATCGGTGCGCCGATGTACAACTTCTCGGTGCCCGCCGCGCTGAAGGCATGGCTGGACCGGGTCCGCTTTCCCGGGGCGTTCACCGACCCGGGAACCGGGGAGGGCCTGCTGAGGGGGACGCGGGTGGTGGTGATCAGCTCCCGGGGCGGGGCGTACGGGCCGGGGACCCCACGGGAGGGCTGGGACTTCCAGACGCCGTACCTACGGGCGTACTTCCGCGAGCTGGGGGTGGCGGAGGACGCCGTCCGGGTCGTCCCCGTCGAGCTGACGTTGGCTCATCTCGTTCCGCATGTGACGCGTTTCGGGCCGCCGGCGGCCGACTCGCTCGACGCGGCGCGGGCCGAGGTGACCGCGCTGGCCGGGGCCTGCGGGGCGGTCACCTGACCAGGGAGGCGTGCGCCCCGCCCCCCGGCCGTCGGACGAACGCCTCACCCCTCCCGGTCCCGCGGCCGCCCGAACCAGTCAAGGCACAGCACCAGCGCGTCGTCCATCGACTCCGCGTCGCGGTACTCGGCGAGGTCGCGCAGTACGGCGCGGGGCACGCTCGCCGCCGGCAGCAGGCTGGTGGCGTGGATCGCGCGGGCGAGGGCGTGCTCGCCGTACTCCTCGCCCGGCGGCGAGACCGCCCCGTACACCCCGTCGCTGACGAACAGCAGCCGGTCACCGGGCCGCACCTCGAATTCCTGCGCCACGTACTGCGTCTCCTCGAACATGCCGAGCGGCAGCTGCGCCTCCAGGGGCACCCGGTCGATGGTGCGGCCCCGGCGCCGCCACAGCTGCGGGGAGCCCGCGTCCACGACCTCCACCCGGCCGGTCGCGAGCTCGAAGCGCAGCAGCAGTGTCGAGACGTAGGCGGAGCCGCGGTACTGCCCGTAGAGGGCCTGGTCGGCGAGGGCCGCCTGGTCGGCGATGCCGATACCGGCGCGGCGGGCGTTGCGCAGCGCGTTGACCGTGAGATGGGTGAGCAGGGACGCCTCGATGCCGGTGCCCATGCCGTTGGTGACGGCGAGGGTCAGCTCGTCCGCGTCCGCCGCCCAGTCGTAGTTGTCGCCGTGGATCGCGTAGGCCGGTTCGAGCTGCGCCCCGATGGCGTACTCCGCGGCCACGCAGGCCCGCGCGGGCAGCAGCTGCCACTGCATCTCGGCGGCCAGCGTGAGCCGGTTGGTGCGGCGGGCCCGCTGGTAGACGTCGGTGTCCCGCTCGGCGACGAGGATCTCGTGGCCGAGCAGGTCGGCGGCGTGCGCGAGCTCGTCGGCGACGCCCGGCACGTTGCGGTCGCCGGGCAGCCGTACGGTCAGGATGCCGAGCCGTTCGCCGCGGACCGTCACCGGCAGGTGGTGGTCGACCGCGCCGCCCTGCCGGACCTGCCGCTCGTGCGGTTCCTGGCTGCCGAAGGCACGCCCCTGCGGGCTGTTGGAGATGGACAGCGCGCCGGGCGAGTCCTCGCCGAGCGAGGCGAACGGCCTGAGCACCGTGCCGCCGTAGTCGGCGAGGAACAGATGGACGGACGTGGCTCCGTAGGCCGCGGCGAGTGCTTCGCGCAGCGTGTCCACCAATGCGTGCGGTGCCGACGCGCGAACGGCTCTTTCCACATCACAGCTCAGGGTCACGGTCTCTCAAGCATTCTTATTCCGGTGGATTCAGATGAATTCAGACATGGCCGGGCTGACGCGGGCGGCCGGAGGGTGACAGAGTGGTCGTGTGTCCCGTTTTCCCGGCCAGTCGCAACACGAGCAGGTGACCGAGGCCACCCTTGCCGCCTCCGAGTTGCTGGAGGTGCTGTGGGGTCGTGGCCAGGAGACGGCACGCTCGGCGCAGGTGTCGCCGTCCCAGCTGCGGGCTCTGCTGGTGATCGAGGATCATGAGGGTACTAACCTGCGGGCGCTCGCCGACGCACTCGGCTCGCGTCCGCCCGCGGTGAGCCGCCTCTGTGACCGCCTGGAGGCCATGGGCCTGGCCGAGCGCTGTCCGAGCGCGACGAGCCGGCGCGAGGTCGAGCTGCGGCTGAGCCTGCGCGGGCGCGCCTTCCTGAAGGAGTACCGGGCGGCCCGCAAGAGCGAGGTCGCCGCCATCGTGGCGCGCATGGACCCGGCTCAGGTCGCCGATCTCGCGTCCGGCCTGGCGGCGTTCCACCGGGCGGCCGCCCTGCACCGTACGGCCGAGGGCTCTCGTACGGTCCCCGCCCGCCGCACGCTCGGTGCGGACAGCGCGGACACAGCGTGAAGACATTCAGGCCCCGCTTCTCGATCCGAAGTCACTCCGGGCAGAGCCGTGTTGCGCAGTGACAGGGGACAAGATTGTTGCCTTTCTGGAATATTGTCAAACGGCAACAATCGCTTCTATTGTTGATCACTCCATCCGGCCGGACGGGAGTTCGGCCGGGCCGCCGACCCGTCACCGACCGAGGACTACCGTGCATCCACAGCCCAGCGCAGACCGGCCGACGCAGGTTCTGATACGGGAAGGACAGCGCGCCGGGGACGCCATGGTCGTCACCGTCACCGGACCGCTCGACATCGACACCGTCGCGCCGCTGGAAGCCGCCCTGCGCGAGGCGGGCGCCGGGCACGGGGACGGAGCCGGGCCGGGCGACGGAGCGGCGCGGCCCGTGGTCGTCGACCTGTCCGGGGTGGAGTTCGCGGACTCCACGACGGTCAACGTCCTCCTGCAGCAGCACGCCGCCCTCGGCACCCGGCTGCGTCTGGCCGCCCCTTCGCCGGGCCTGTGCCGCCTCTTCGAGCTGACCGGCCTCGACGGTGTGCTCCCGCTGTACGGAACGGTCGCGGAAGCGGCGGCGGCCGACGGCGTGGCGGGGGAGCCGGCCGGGGAGTAACGGCTCTCAGCCGGCCGCCGCCGTCTCCGCGAGTTTCCGGAATTCCCCCAGGTCGTAGTTGGCGAGGGTGGAGTCCAGGTTCGTCAGGGCCCCCAGCCGCTCCACGAAACCTTCCGGTGAGTACTCTATTTGCAGCGTGACACGGCTCGCGGTGTCACTGAGCCGGTGGAAGGTGACGACTCCCGCGTGATGGACGCCCTCCGTCGTTTTCCAGGCGATGCGCTCATGGGGTTTGATCTCGGTGAGTTCCGCCACGAAATTCTTGTCCGCCCCCGGCAGCGACAGCTGCCAGGCGAAATGCGTGTCGTCCAGGCGCTCGACCAGCCGTACGTGGCTGAGGAACTTCGGCCACCGCGTGACGTCGGACCACAAAGCCCAGCTCACCGCGACGGGCGCTTCGATGTCCACACTCTCCAGCAGCGAGGACGACATGGCAGGAACCTCCTTGGTCTGGTGGGCGAAAGCGCACGGACACGCGCGGTAACGGCCCGCCGCGGCCGTATTCGTCCGCGGCCGGGATTGCCGTCCGGCCGTATCCGCGAGCGGTCCGGAGTTGCCCTTGTACCCCGTGCCGGAGCGGGTACCCGGGGAGTACGGCAGCGGTTACCGGAACGCCGCCCGCCGGGTTGTCACCCCATCGGGAACTTGCTGTTCCGCATGTGACAGCGTGATTGCCCGGTTGCCTGGCGGGAAAGCTGCCTACTTGTACGCCTTACGGTCGAACGGGAAACGAGGTGAGCCCCGATGAGCAGTGCCACGGCCCCGGACAGGGTTTCCGCAGCGCCGTCGCTGGTGGTGACGCTGGAGAACTGTCCCGAGGCGGCGGCAGTCGCCCGGGACGCCGCCGGTGACCTGCTGAAAGGGCTGGGGCCTCCGCTGGACCGGGACGCCTCGGACGCCGTGGTCCTGATCGTCTCCGAACTCGTCACCAACGCCGTCCGCCACACCCGGACCCGCACCTGCACCCTGAGCCTGACGGCCGCCCCCGACACCGTGACGGTGAGCGTGGCCGATTCCAGCGCCACCCCGCCCCGCGAGCGGAACCCCGACGTGCGCGGCGAGGGCGGCGGCTTCGGCTGGCCGATGGTCCGCCGCCTCGCCGCGGCCACCTCGGTGGAGACCACCGCCTGGGGCAAGACGGTCAGCGCCGTCGTCGCCCGTACGAGCCGGACCCCGGCGTGAGCCTCAGCGTGGACGCGGCGACAGGCGGACGGCCAGCGCCAGCGTGTCGTCCGGGTGCAGGACGACGGTGTGCATGTCCTCGGCGATGGCGCCGGGGATCTCCCCGATGGGCCGGTGCCGGTGCCGCCGGGCGCTCTCGGCCAGGCGCTGCTCACCCTCCCGGGGGTCCCGGCGGCTCTCGGTGAGCCCGTCGGTGTAGAGCACGAGCAGGTCGCCCTCGTCCAGCTTGGCGTGCAGCAGCCGCTCACTGCCGGGGTAGGGATAGCCGACCCCGCGCCCGCGCACCTCCAGATACTCCTTCTCGCCCGTGCCCCGCACGACCAGGGCCGGCGGATGGCTGCCGTTGGCGAGCCGCAGGTCCCCGCTGGCCGGGTCGATCCGCGCCAGCAGCACCGTGGCCATCAGCTCGGGGTCCAGCGGCGCGAGGATCTCGTCCGTACGGGCCACGATGGACTTCAGCGGGTGGCCCTCCAGCGCGAGCGTACGGACCGCGTGCGTGACGTTCAGCGCACTGCGCGTACTGCGCACGCCGTGCCCCAGCGCGTCGACGACGGTGATGTGGACCGTCCCGTCCGGCAGCGTGAACCAGTCGTAGAAGTCGCCGCCGGTGGGCGCGTCGGTGCCGGCCGGCGCGTAATGCACGGCCAGTTCCAGCCCGTCCACCGCGATCGGCGGCGGACGCAGCGCGTCCTCCAGCTCGCGCAGGATGTGGCCGTGCGCCGTACGCAGCTGCTCGTCGCGCTCCTCCAGCTGTACGTACAGCGCCAGTACACCGCTGTTGGTCTCGGCCAGCTCGTGCGTCAGCCGGCGCTGGTCGGCGGCGAGCGAGTCCACCCGGGCCAGCGCGACCCGCAGTTCCTCCTCCAGGAGCCGGTTCTCGGCCACCGGGTCCGACACCGCGCCGTTCCCGTCCCCGCCGGACGCGCCCGCGGGCGTACCGCCGGGGCCGCGCCGCCGTCCGCCGCCGTCCGCCGTCGCGTCTTCCGGCTGCCGTCCCGCCGGAATCCGGATCTCCGGTGTCCCGTCCGGCAGCGGCACGTGCCAGGTGGCCGCGCCGGACGACACCTGGGCGGGCAGCGGGAGTTCGGCCCCGGTCGGCGGTACGAGCCCCGGGGCGGGGGTGCGCAGCGTGACGGCCAGGTAGCCGGTGCGGGCCGGGTCGGCGGAGACGCCGTCGGTGTCACCGTCCCGGGGCTCCCCGGCCCCCGGGGCCGGGGAATCCGCCGAGGAGGAACGGCCCCGCGTACAGGTACGGGCCGTCTCCAGCGTGACCCCGTAGCCGGCCCGGAGCACCGGGTCGGCCAGCGTGCTCACGGACAGCACGAGGCGCGCCCGGGTCTCGACGGGCAGGCCGTTGGCCGCGCCCAGCCGGCGCACGGCGTGGCGCAGCGCCGGCAGCGCGTGGAAAGTGTGGCGTCTCACGAAAGTCTCTGATGGAGGTTGGCGGCGAGGACGGTCGCGTCGTCCCGGCTGCGGCGGTGGCCGTGCACAAGGGCCGTGGCCAGCAGCGGCGCGGGCAGACGCATGAGGAATGGGTCCGGGCTGTACGCCCAGCGGTGGTCGATGCCGTCGGTGTGCAGCAGGGCGGTGAAGTGCGGCTCCCACGGGATGTCGCGGGTCAGCGGCCGCGGCATCTCCAACCCCGCCACCCCGGGCTGGCCGGTCAG encodes:
- a CDS encoding PP2C family protein-serine/threonine phosphatase, which translates into the protein MRRHTFHALPALRHAVRRLGAANGLPVETRARLVLSVSTLADPVLRAGYGVTLETARTCTRGRSSSADSPAPGAGEPRDGDTDGVSADPARTGYLAVTLRTPAPGLVPPTGAELPLPAQVSSGAATWHVPLPDGTPEIRIPAGRQPEDATADGGGRRRGPGGTPAGASGGDGNGAVSDPVAENRLLEEELRVALARVDSLAADQRRLTHELAETNSGVLALYVQLEERDEQLRTAHGHILRELEDALRPPPIAVDGLELAVHYAPAGTDAPTGGDFYDWFTLPDGTVHITVVDALGHGVRSTRSALNVTHAVRTLALEGHPLKSIVARTDEILAPLDPELMATVLLARIDPASGDLRLANGSHPPALVVRGTGEKEYLEVRGRGVGYPYPGSERLLHAKLDEGDLLVLYTDGLTESRRDPREGEQRLAESARRHRHRPIGEIPGAIAEDMHTVVLHPDDTLALAVRLSPRPR